One window of Xanthomonas sp. 10-10 genomic DNA carries:
- a CDS encoding glycoside hydrolase family 28 protein translates to MQSPFAFPAIAALTLAVFGMTSLQAGAARPHGQDVPDTAHSISTRWGVVRQPTLPTQICATLKAALMPVAGSLDTLDQDPAHSKRDTARLQAAIDDCPAGSAVHLVPGDAGESGVLSGPLTIKSGVTLWIDRGVTLFGSRNPQDYDNGLGSCGTATSDKAKSCSPLIHLSDTANSAIVGAGKIDGRGGSTLTAGPNAGKASWWDLAYLNVTQGLSQHVPRLLQIDDSTDVTLYDITLENSPNFHVISDNVVGLTAWGIKILAPSLVYSRPGYRCPAGSTPDVNPHATCFTPETAKNTDGFDPGQSKNVLLAYSYIGTGDDGVAIKAHANSKRSIASENMLFAYNQFYYTHGFSLGSETDSGMRHISVRGLSIDGFNANDVQRDPYSANGLRIKSDASRGGQVYDISFENICMRGVARPLVFDANYANPATRDKPPQFNGISLSHVHSLGSTTFGGGELSFYGYRDAGTTRPITISLDNVVLEGGKVSFAQPHFGGPASNPGATHFTFKGGPVSFYDQLTESVPNDVQLQGKPGPGTPLQCNDAFIAYHSVLPDSPI, encoded by the coding sequence ATGCAATCTCCTTTCGCCTTTCCCGCCATCGCAGCACTGACGCTCGCCGTGTTCGGCATGACAAGCTTGCAGGCCGGCGCAGCGCGGCCGCACGGGCAGGATGTGCCCGACACCGCGCACAGCATCTCCACCCGTTGGGGCGTGGTCCGGCAGCCGACCTTGCCGACCCAGATCTGCGCCACGCTAAAAGCCGCACTGATGCCAGTGGCCGGTTCGTTGGACACGCTGGATCAGGACCCGGCCCACTCCAAGCGCGATACCGCGCGCCTGCAGGCAGCCATCGACGATTGCCCTGCCGGCAGCGCAGTGCATCTTGTCCCCGGCGATGCCGGCGAATCCGGCGTGCTCAGCGGGCCGTTGACCATCAAGAGCGGGGTCACGCTATGGATCGACCGCGGGGTCACCTTGTTCGGCTCGCGCAATCCGCAGGACTACGACAACGGCCTGGGCAGCTGCGGCACCGCCACCAGCGACAAGGCCAAGTCGTGTAGTCCACTGATCCATCTCTCCGACACCGCCAACAGCGCCATTGTCGGCGCCGGCAAGATCGACGGCCGTGGCGGCAGCACGCTCACTGCCGGGCCCAATGCCGGCAAGGCCAGTTGGTGGGATCTTGCCTATCTCAACGTCACCCAGGGCTTGAGCCAGCACGTGCCGCGCCTGCTGCAGATCGACGACAGCACCGACGTCACCTTGTACGACATCACCCTGGAGAACTCGCCCAATTTCCATGTCATCAGCGACAACGTGGTGGGCCTGACCGCGTGGGGCATCAAGATTCTGGCGCCCAGCCTGGTCTATTCGCGTCCCGGCTACCGCTGCCCGGCAGGCAGCACCCCGGACGTCAATCCGCACGCGACCTGCTTCACGCCGGAGACTGCCAAGAACACCGATGGCTTCGACCCGGGCCAGTCGAAGAATGTGCTTCTGGCGTACTCGTATATCGGCACCGGCGATGACGGTGTGGCGATCAAGGCGCACGCCAACAGCAAGCGCAGCATCGCCTCGGAAAACATGCTGTTCGCCTACAACCAGTTCTACTACACCCATGGTTTTTCGCTGGGCAGCGAAACCGATTCGGGCATGCGCCATATCTCCGTGCGTGGCTTGAGCATCGACGGCTTCAACGCCAACGATGTGCAGCGCGATCCCTACTCGGCCAATGGCCTGCGCATCAAGTCCGATGCCTCCCGCGGCGGCCAGGTCTACGACATCAGCTTCGAGAACATCTGCATGCGCGGGGTTGCGCGGCCGCTGGTGTTCGATGCCAACTACGCCAACCCGGCCACCCGCGACAAGCCCCCGCAGTTCAACGGCATTTCGCTCAGTCACGTGCATTCGCTGGGTTCGACCACCTTCGGTGGCGGCGAATTGAGTTTCTATGGGTATCGCGACGCCGGCACTACCCGGCCGATCACCATCTCGCTGGACAATGTCGTGCTGGAAGGCGGCAAGGTCAGCTTCGCGCAGCCGCATTTCGGCGGGCCTGCGAGCAACCCGGGCGCGACGCACTTCACCTTCAAGGGCGGGCCGGTGAGCTTTTACGATCAGCTGACCGAATCGGTGCCCAACGATGTGCAGCTACAAGGCAAACCCGGCCCGGGCACGCCACTGCAATGCAATGACGCCTTCATTGCCTATCACTCGGTGCTGCCGGATTCGCCGATTTGA
- a CDS encoding pyridoxamine 5'-phosphate oxidase family protein has protein sequence MSGTEMTDPKELQEKFWKALKSDRTVMLGLDGVEDGHARPMTAQIEGDSGGPIWFFTSKDNALIAMLGQGRRVIGAFSSKGHDLFASISGSLIEDTDPAMVERLWNPYVAAWYEGGKEDPKLALLRLDADHAQIWLNGSSLLAGIKVLFGVDPKKDYQDKVADVPLR, from the coding sequence ATGTCAGGAACCGAAATGACAGATCCCAAAGAACTGCAGGAAAAATTCTGGAAGGCCCTGAAATCCGATCGCACCGTTATGCTCGGCCTGGATGGCGTCGAAGATGGCCATGCGCGTCCGATGACCGCACAGATCGAAGGCGACAGCGGCGGCCCCATCTGGTTTTTCACCTCCAAGGACAATGCCTTGATCGCGATGCTGGGGCAGGGCCGTCGCGTCATCGGCGCCTTCAGCAGCAAGGGCCATGATTTGTTTGCCAGTATCAGCGGCTCGCTGATCGAGGACACCGATCCGGCCATGGTCGAGCGTTTGTGGAACCCGTACGTCGCAGCCTGGTACGAAGGCGGCAAGGAGGATCCCAAGTTGGCGTTGTTGCGTCTGGACGCCGACCACGCACAGATCTGGCTCAACGGGTCAAGCCTGCTCGCCGGCATCAAGGTGTTGTTCGGTGTGGACCCGAAGAAGGATTATCAAGACAAGGTGGCGGACGTCCCGCTGCGTTGA
- a CDS encoding phytoene/squalene synthase family protein has product MSQSSALDSFLDKWRTRWPEWSVAEPFVPEPQRHLAAAWFALLQEWEDIMNIAGDPLPADAKLAWWQQELRDWSGQRSRHPLGRVLEPVRAPWAQLAETLPAMQVARAQPASLQQALDQLRGFAGAVVAVEAVLFARSQPSDASAVSVQWLDARQRVAGDSAAPGGVTTVAWRTQLLRAWPRKPALARPHRVWSRLARLRLQRELGGKAAYPPPVQQLWHSWRAASGAD; this is encoded by the coding sequence ATGAGCCAATCCAGCGCCCTCGACAGTTTTCTCGACAAGTGGCGAACCCGCTGGCCGGAATGGTCGGTTGCCGAGCCTTTCGTTCCCGAACCGCAGCGGCACCTGGCCGCGGCCTGGTTCGCCTTGCTGCAGGAATGGGAGGACATCATGAATATCGCCGGCGACCCGCTGCCGGCCGATGCCAAGCTGGCGTGGTGGCAGCAGGAACTGCGCGACTGGTCCGGTCAACGCTCGCGGCACCCGCTGGGGCGCGTGCTGGAGCCGGTGCGTGCGCCGTGGGCGCAGTTGGCCGAGACCTTGCCGGCGATGCAGGTGGCACGTGCGCAGCCGGCATCGCTGCAGCAGGCGCTGGATCAACTGCGTGGCTTTGCCGGGGCGGTGGTCGCTGTGGAAGCGGTGTTGTTTGCGCGCAGCCAGCCAAGCGATGCCAGTGCGGTGTCGGTGCAATGGCTGGACGCACGGCAACGCGTGGCCGGTGACAGCGCCGCGCCCGGCGGCGTCACCACGGTTGCCTGGCGCACGCAGCTGCTACGTGCGTGGCCACGCAAGCCGGCATTGGCACGGCCGCACCGGGTGTGGTCGCGCCTGGCACGGTTGCGTCTGCAGCGCGAACTGGGCGGCAAGGCAGCCTATCCGCCGCCGGTGCAGCAGCTGTGGCATAGCTGGCGCGCAGCTAGCGGCGCGGACTGA
- the efp gene encoding elongation factor P: protein MATVGMNDVKNGMKILVNNEPAVITETEYVKPGKGQAFTRMKYRFIKSGRVVEMTMKATDDVEVADVVDTDMRYLYSDGEYWHFMDPETFEQVQTDKAGMGGADKWLKGEEDCIVTLWNGTPIWVQPPNFVELKITETDPGVRGDTSGGGGKPATLETGAVVRVPLFVNQDEIIKVDTRSGEYSARVK, encoded by the coding sequence ATGGCCACTGTTGGCATGAACGACGTCAAGAACGGCATGAAGATCCTGGTCAACAACGAACCGGCGGTCATCACCGAGACCGAATACGTCAAGCCGGGCAAGGGCCAGGCCTTCACCCGCATGAAGTACCGCTTCATCAAGTCCGGCCGCGTGGTCGAAATGACCATGAAGGCCACCGACGACGTGGAAGTGGCCGACGTGGTCGATACCGACATGCGCTACCTGTACAGCGATGGCGAGTACTGGCACTTCATGGACCCGGAAACCTTCGAGCAGGTGCAGACCGACAAGGCCGGCATGGGCGGCGCCGACAAGTGGCTCAAGGGCGAGGAAGACTGCATCGTGACGCTGTGGAACGGCACGCCGATCTGGGTGCAGCCGCCGAACTTCGTCGAGCTGAAGATCACCGAGACCGACCCGGGCGTGCGCGGCGATACTTCCGGTGGCGGCGGCAAGCCGGCGACGCTGGAAACCGGCGCGGTGGTGCGCGTGCCGCTGTTCGTCAACCAGGACGAAATCATCAAGGTCGACACCCGCTCGGGCGAATACTCGGCGCGCGTCAAGTAA
- a CDS encoding phosphoglycolate phosphatase has translation MSAESHRPDGGTRLQSDGAAARFPRAVLFDLDGTLLDSAPDMLATVNAMLAARERGPVALEQLRPVVSKGARAMLGVAFAELDDAARAALVPEFLSRYEALIGTQSQLFDGVQELLVLLESAGCIWGIVTNKPEYLARLILPQLGWQQRCAVLIGGDTLPERKPHPLPLLTAAERIDVAPAQCVYVGDDERDILAARAAGMPSMAVLWGYRLHDDVPERWQADVLVDQPQLLWNPATWPQT, from the coding sequence ATGTCTGCCGAGTCCCACCGTCCCGATGGCGGCACACGACTGCAGAGCGACGGGGCGGCTGCGAGGTTTCCGCGCGCGGTGTTGTTCGATCTGGATGGCACCTTGCTGGATAGCGCGCCGGACATGCTGGCGACCGTCAACGCGATGCTGGCCGCGCGGGAGCGTGGGCCGGTGGCGCTGGAGCAGCTGCGGCCGGTGGTGTCCAAGGGCGCGCGTGCAATGTTGGGCGTGGCCTTCGCCGAGCTCGATGACGCGGCGCGCGCGGCGCTGGTGCCGGAATTCCTGAGCCGCTATGAAGCCTTGATCGGCACGCAGTCGCAGCTGTTCGATGGTGTTCAAGAGCTGCTGGTGCTACTGGAAAGCGCCGGCTGCATTTGGGGCATCGTCACCAACAAACCCGAATACCTGGCCCGGTTGATCCTGCCGCAACTGGGCTGGCAGCAGCGTTGCGCCGTGCTGATCGGCGGCGATACCTTGCCCGAGCGCAAGCCGCATCCGCTGCCATTGCTGACTGCGGCCGAGCGTATCGACGTTGCACCTGCGCAGTGCGTCTATGTGGGCGACGACGAGCGCGACATTCTTGCGGCACGCGCGGCGGGCATGCCGTCGATGGCGGTGTTGTGGGGCTATCGCCTGCATGACGACGTGCCGGAGCGCTGGCAGGCCGATGTGCTGGTAGACCAGCCGCAGCTGCTGTGGAACCCGGCGACGTGGCCGCAGACCTGA
- a CDS encoding TRZ/ATZ family hydrolase, which yields MTNAPPEVCDLLIEAGYVVPIEPHAVVLDDHAVAVHNGVIVAILPTAEARLRFAPTQTVSRPEAALIPGLVNAHTHNPMTLLRGVADDLPLMVWLQQHIWPVEAAVIGPEFVADGTTLAIAEMLRGGTTCVNENYFFADVQAAVYKQHGFRALVGAVIIDFPTAWASSDDEYFARAGELHDQWRDDPLIGTAFAPHAPYTVNDANFERVRMLADQLDMPVHLHTHETAQEVADSVKQYGQRPLARLDRLGLVNDRLIAVHMTQLTDAEIHLCAERGVSVVHCPESNLKLASGFCPACALQRAGVNLAIGTDGCASNNDLDMFSENRTAAILAKAVANDATALDAATTLRAATLGGARALGFGDRIGSIEVGKQADLVCVDLSALETQPLHHVLSQLIYAAGRHQVTDVWIAGKPKLVQRELIDMDTAALVANARQWRERIRTVRA from the coding sequence ATGACCAATGCCCCTCCCGAAGTCTGCGACCTGTTGATCGAAGCCGGTTACGTCGTGCCGATCGAGCCGCACGCGGTGGTGCTCGACGATCACGCGGTGGCGGTGCACAACGGCGTCATCGTGGCGATCCTGCCGACCGCCGAGGCGCGCCTGCGGTTTGCGCCGACGCAGACCGTGTCGCGCCCGGAGGCCGCCCTGATCCCGGGCCTGGTCAATGCGCATACGCATAACCCGATGACGCTGCTGCGTGGCGTTGCCGACGATCTGCCGCTGATGGTGTGGCTGCAGCAGCACATCTGGCCGGTGGAAGCGGCGGTGATCGGGCCGGAGTTCGTGGCCGACGGCACCACGTTGGCGATCGCCGAAATGCTGCGCGGCGGCACCACCTGCGTCAACGAAAACTACTTCTTTGCCGATGTGCAGGCCGCGGTCTACAAGCAACACGGTTTCCGTGCGCTGGTCGGCGCGGTGATCATCGATTTCCCCACTGCCTGGGCGTCGTCGGACGACGAATACTTCGCGCGGGCCGGCGAGCTGCACGACCAATGGCGCGACGATCCGTTGATCGGCACTGCGTTCGCACCGCATGCGCCGTACACGGTGAACGATGCCAACTTCGAGCGCGTGCGCATGCTTGCCGACCAGCTGGACATGCCGGTGCATCTGCACACGCATGAAACCGCGCAGGAAGTGGCCGATTCGGTCAAGCAATACGGCCAGCGCCCGCTGGCGCGCCTGGATCGGTTGGGCCTGGTCAACGATCGCCTGATTGCCGTGCACATGACCCAGCTCACCGATGCAGAAATCCATCTGTGCGCCGAACGCGGCGTCAGCGTGGTGCATTGCCCCGAGTCCAACCTCAAGCTCGCCTCGGGCTTTTGCCCGGCCTGCGCATTGCAGCGTGCCGGGGTGAACCTGGCCATCGGCACCGACGGCTGCGCCAGCAACAACGACCTGGACATGTTCAGCGAAAACCGAACCGCCGCGATCCTGGCCAAGGCCGTGGCCAACGATGCCACCGCGCTGGATGCGGCCACCACGCTGCGCGCAGCCACGCTGGGCGGCGCGCGCGCGCTGGGCTTCGGCGACAGGATCGGCTCGATCGAAGTCGGCAAGCAGGCCGATCTGGTCTGCGTGGATCTGTCTGCACTGGAGACACAACCGTTGCATCATGTGCTGTCGCAACTGATCTATGCCGCCGGCCGTCATCAGGTCACCGATGTGTGGATCGCCGGCAAGCCCAAGCTGGTGCAGCGCGAGCTGATCGACATGGATACCGCTGCCCTGGTCGCCAATGCGCGGCAATGGCGCGAACGCATCCGCACCGTCCGCGCCTGA
- the eutC gene encoding ethanolamine ammonia-lyase subunit EutC: MSERTDSPHDAWAQLRQLTPARIALGRVGTSLPTAAHLDFQLAHAQARDAVHLAFDPAPLQAALEQRGRRSVLLHSAAADRHTYLQRPDLGRRLADDAATHLRGLTAVHGGGHDVAVVVADGLSALAVHRHAANMLEQIDALAAHEDWSLAPVVLVAQGRVAIGDEVGELLNARAVIVLIGERPGLSSPDSLGLYLTYTPRVGLTDAARNCISNIRAEGLSYADATHKLAFLLRESFRRKLSGVQLKDEAEQPALPSAGPADAAPRTFLLPDA, encoded by the coding sequence ATGAGCGAGCGGACAGACTCCCCGCACGATGCCTGGGCGCAACTGCGCCAGCTCACCCCTGCGCGCATCGCACTCGGACGGGTCGGTACCAGTCTGCCCACCGCAGCCCATCTGGATTTTCAGCTGGCGCATGCGCAGGCGCGCGATGCGGTGCATCTGGCATTCGACCCGGCGCCACTGCAGGCCGCGCTGGAACAACGTGGGCGCCGCAGCGTTCTGCTGCACAGCGCTGCGGCGGACCGGCACACCTATCTGCAACGGCCGGATCTGGGCCGTCGCCTGGCCGACGACGCTGCCACGCATCTGCGCGGACTCACCGCCGTTCATGGCGGCGGGCATGATGTCGCGGTGGTGGTCGCTGACGGGCTCTCTGCGCTGGCCGTGCATCGGCATGCGGCGAACATGCTCGAACAGATCGATGCCCTGGCCGCGCATGAAGACTGGTCGTTGGCGCCGGTGGTGCTGGTTGCACAAGGACGCGTCGCCATTGGCGACGAGGTCGGCGAGCTGCTCAACGCGCGCGCCGTGATCGTCCTGATCGGCGAGCGGCCGGGACTGAGTTCGCCAGACAGTCTCGGCCTGTATCTCACCTACACGCCACGCGTCGGCCTGACCGATGCCGCCCGCAACTGCATCTCCAATATCCGCGCCGAAGGACTGAGTTACGCCGACGCCACGCATAAACTTGCGTTTCTGTTGCGCGAATCGTTCCGCCGCAAGTTGTCCGGTGTGCAACTCAAGGATGAAGCAGAGCAACCGGCGCTGCCGTCTGCCGGGCCTGCCGATGCCGCTCCGCGCACGTTCCTGTTGCCGGATGCGTGA
- the epmB gene encoding EF-P beta-lysylation protein EpmB: protein MITAAPVALQPSPPTALQPPRWQQQWRDAVRDPRTLLELLGLDAQAAGISADAAAQFPLRVPQAFVARMRHGDLHDPLLRQVLPLDAEMQPVPGYGLDAVGDAAAKTAAGVIQKYRGRALLIATGSCAVHCRYCFRRHFPYAEETAARDGWREAVAAIAADPDIDEVLLSGGDPLSLATPKLVELTDALAAIGHLKRLRIHSRLPVVLPARVDAPLLAWLRSLPWPVAFVIHANHANEFDADVDTAMQALRGAGVQLLNQAVLLRGVNDSVDALAALSERSFAAGVLPYYLHQLDRVAGVAHFEVDDARARALHAELATRLSGYLVPRLVREIPGDTGKRPL from the coding sequence ATGATAACCGCAGCCCCCGTCGCCTTACAGCCATCCCCGCCCACCGCCCTGCAGCCGCCGCGTTGGCAGCAGCAGTGGCGCGACGCCGTGCGCGACCCGCGCACGTTGCTGGAACTGCTGGGCCTGGACGCGCAAGCGGCCGGTATCAGCGCGGACGCAGCCGCGCAGTTCCCGCTACGGGTACCGCAGGCATTCGTGGCGCGGATGCGGCACGGCGACCTGCACGACCCGCTGCTGCGGCAGGTACTGCCGCTGGATGCAGAAATGCAGCCGGTGCCGGGCTACGGCCTGGATGCGGTCGGCGATGCCGCCGCCAAGACCGCCGCCGGGGTGATCCAGAAATACCGCGGTCGCGCCCTGCTGATCGCCACCGGCAGTTGCGCGGTGCATTGCCGCTACTGTTTCCGCCGCCACTTCCCGTATGCGGAAGAAACCGCCGCGCGCGATGGCTGGCGTGAGGCGGTGGCGGCGATCGCTGCCGACCCGGATATCGACGAAGTGCTGCTGTCCGGCGGCGACCCGCTGTCGCTGGCCACACCCAAACTGGTCGAACTCACCGATGCCCTGGCCGCCATCGGGCACCTCAAGCGGCTGCGCATCCATAGCCGCCTGCCGGTGGTACTGCCCGCACGCGTGGACGCGCCCTTGCTGGCCTGGCTGCGCAGCCTGCCGTGGCCGGTGGCCTTCGTGATCCACGCCAACCATGCCAACGAATTCGATGCCGACGTGGACACCGCCATGCAGGCATTGCGCGGTGCCGGCGTGCAACTGCTCAATCAGGCGGTGTTGCTGCGCGGGGTCAACGACAGCGTGGACGCGCTGGCCGCGTTGAGCGAACGCAGCTTCGCCGCCGGCGTGCTGCCGTACTACCTGCATCAGCTCGATCGCGTAGCCGGCGTGGCGCATTTCGAAGTGGACGACGCCCGCGCACGCGCCCTGCATGCGGAACTGGCCACGCGGCTGTCCGGCTATCTGGTCCCGCGCCTGGTACGCGAAATCCCCGGCGATACCGGCAAACGGCCGCTGTAA
- a CDS encoding putative acyl-CoA thioester hydrolase gives MLSLVSANAAALTGTASRPQLTSSEAGSYTIAKALAKAGPLTALVTDNWNPTAGVALLSADYAVAADGSTRYRTVQSAVDAAVAAGGSTRRYISIKAGTYTELVCVPTNAPPLTLFGLGTDATDTVIRFNNANPTPKPAGTASHPCASNASATTVGTSNSATVTVRAAGFQARHLRVHNSYVEGTYQDNNQSAVALAVRGDQASFEDVLVTGNQDTLLISATNAANVIRAYFKNSTIEGDVDFIFGSGIGVFDNALIRSAGTRLGSSRGGYIFAPSTRPGSSYGFLAINSRFVAGSGSPDNQTYLGRAWDEGVSNLGAYVNGTSPNGQVTVRDSSLGSHIRKTAPWNASTASRPYCSSGCTNSANRLYEYGNTGAGAAD, from the coding sequence CTGCTCAGTCTTGTCAGCGCCAATGCGGCCGCACTCACCGGCACCGCCTCACGCCCGCAGCTCACCAGCAGCGAAGCAGGCAGCTATACGATCGCCAAGGCCCTGGCCAAGGCCGGGCCGCTCACGGCCTTGGTCACCGACAACTGGAACCCCACCGCCGGCGTCGCCTTGCTCAGCGCGGACTATGCAGTGGCCGCCGATGGCTCAACGCGCTATCGCACCGTGCAGTCGGCGGTCGATGCGGCAGTGGCAGCAGGCGGCAGCACGCGCCGCTACATCAGTATCAAGGCCGGCACCTATACCGAACTGGTGTGCGTGCCGACCAACGCGCCGCCGCTGACGCTGTTCGGGCTGGGCACCGACGCCACCGATACCGTCATCCGCTTCAACAACGCCAACCCGACGCCCAAGCCGGCTGGCACGGCAAGTCACCCCTGTGCCAGCAATGCGTCGGCGACCACGGTGGGCACCTCCAACAGCGCGACCGTGACGGTGCGTGCAGCGGGCTTCCAGGCGCGCCACCTGCGCGTGCACAACAGCTATGTCGAAGGGACCTATCAGGACAACAACCAGTCGGCCGTCGCCCTGGCGGTGCGTGGCGACCAGGCCAGCTTCGAAGACGTGCTGGTGACTGGCAATCAGGACACCTTGCTGATCAGTGCGACCAATGCCGCCAACGTGATTCGCGCCTATTTCAAGAACAGCACGATCGAAGGCGATGTCGACTTCATCTTCGGATCGGGCATAGGCGTGTTCGACAACGCCCTGATCCGCTCTGCGGGTACGCGCCTGGGCAGCAGTCGTGGCGGCTATATCTTCGCGCCGAGCACGCGCCCGGGCAGCAGCTATGGGTTCCTGGCGATCAACAGCCGCTTTGTCGCCGGCTCCGGTTCGCCCGACAACCAGACCTATCTGGGCCGCGCCTGGGACGAAGGTGTCAGCAATCTGGGTGCTTACGTCAATGGCACCTCGCCCAATGGCCAGGTGACGGTGCGCGACTCCAGCCTGGGCAGCCATATCCGCAAGACCGCGCCCTGGAATGCCTCCACCGCCAGCCGCCCCTATTGCAGCAGCGGCTGCACCAATTCGGCAAACCGCCTTTACGAATACGGCAATACCGGGGCCGGGGCCGCCGACTGA
- the ubiG gene encoding bifunctional 2-polyprenyl-6-hydroxyphenol methylase/3-demethylubiquinol 3-O-methyltransferase UbiG gives MNPTTQSTSSNFHQAELDKFAALANRWWDADGPQKPLHALNPVRLGYVSARQELAGARVLDVGCGGGLLSESMARLGAQVTAIDLAPELVKVARLHSLESGVQVDYRVQSVEDLAAEQPGSFDAVTCMEMLEHVPDPTAIIRACASLLKPGGKLFLSTLNRTPAAFALAVVGAEYIARLLPKGTHHYKDFIKPAELAAWLRSAELQLQDVSGMVYEPWRNRARLSSRTEVNYLAYAVRP, from the coding sequence ATGAATCCCACGACCCAATCCACCTCCAGCAATTTCCATCAGGCCGAGCTGGACAAATTCGCCGCGCTGGCCAACCGCTGGTGGGACGCCGATGGCCCGCAGAAGCCGCTGCATGCGCTCAACCCGGTGCGCCTTGGCTACGTGTCTGCGCGCCAGGAGCTGGCTGGCGCACGCGTACTGGATGTGGGCTGCGGCGGCGGCTTGCTCAGCGAGTCGATGGCGCGCCTGGGCGCGCAGGTCACGGCGATCGACCTGGCACCGGAGCTGGTGAAAGTCGCCCGGCTGCACAGCCTGGAATCGGGCGTGCAGGTGGATTACCGCGTGCAGTCGGTGGAAGACCTGGCGGCCGAGCAGCCGGGTAGCTTCGATGCGGTGACCTGCATGGAAATGCTCGAACACGTGCCGGACCCGACCGCGATCATCCGCGCCTGCGCCAGCCTGCTCAAGCCGGGCGGCAAGCTGTTCCTGTCCACGCTCAATCGCACGCCGGCCGCGTTCGCACTGGCGGTGGTCGGCGCCGAGTACATCGCGCGGCTGCTGCCCAAGGGCACGCATCACTACAAGGATTTCATCAAGCCGGCAGAACTTGCGGCCTGGTTGCGCAGCGCCGAGCTGCAGCTGCAAGACGTCAGCGGCATGGTGTACGAGCCGTGGCGCAATCGCGCGCGCTTGTCCTCGCGCACCGAGGTCAATTATCTGGCGTACGCGGTGAGGCCGTGA